One window of the Salminus brasiliensis chromosome 1, fSalBra1.hap2, whole genome shotgun sequence genome contains the following:
- the tnfrsf11a gene encoding tumor necrosis factor receptor superfamily member 11A: MRVHFSTSWIFRGWITCLIFALCVQRKHAKPACNPNQYLKDKKCCSKCEPGMYLFKECTGNADSICRQCGKNEYQPEYTSDTKCIPHKFCDDGKGFYRPTPSSFTEAEPCQCKEGFQCSPLNCEFCVPIPLCPAGQGLTGEPGKQFCQECSYGYYSDVHSAEPCKAWTDCKAIGKTEERPGSTKADVACGPPFEPTTSWAVVAVPCVIIVIFVVILSCYKDKLNILSVNLRSCIQNIKRSRIQQETLTPPYHSNGLQNCSEITSHLIRQDDSPPEYLSLCSKPKPVGNLSVSGPNEDQEPHSVEPVRDRADGSSGSSSEVSEGGPASPLSGSSCSCLPSMKEPMEVGENEDCSQLVATGLAGCCSCGLGETMEAKDSTANAAVSLKEPPMCGNCYSDSLPGCLQGSQELYLDYSSPVGKETMSEVRGFHSDGSLYKHNEPRCCSIESTVPPKSAFSDTSNGGLSLIANNNLLDPEADLEVQSQCSDAALACGQVTGNNNTTFISTGQVMNFTGDVIMVYVSQTSLGSGCGGDEPYASPVQEESSEVQNAFKSNTHTPQHDFPVQEMATRRLQQNISL; the protein is encoded by the exons CGGAAGCATGCCAAACCAGCCTGCAACCCGAACCAGTACCTAAAGGACAAGAAGTGCTGTTCCAAATGTGAACCAG GAATGTACTTGTTTAAAGAGTGCACTGGAAATGCAGACTCCATTTGCCGTCAGTGTGGAAAGAACGAGTACCAGCCAGAATACACTTCTGACACAAAGTGCATTCCACATAAGTTCTGTGATGACG gGAAAGGGTTTTATCGCCCCACTCCCAGTAGCTTCACTGAGGCGGAGCCGTGTCAGTGTAAAGAGGGATTTCAGTGTTCCCCCCTAAACTGTGAGTTCTGTGTCCCGATCCCATTATGCCCTGCAGGCCAAGGACTTACAGGCG AACCAGGCAAACAGTTCTGTCAGGAGTGCAGTTATGGATATTACTCTGATGTACATTCGGCAGAACCCTGCAAGGCATGGACAGA CTGCAAAGCCATTGGCAAGACCGAGGAAAGGCCTGGCAGCACTAAAGCAGATGTGGCATGTGGACCGCCCTTCG AGCCCACCACTTCCTGGGCCGTGGTGGCGGTCCCCTGTGTGATAATCGTAATATTTGTTGTCATTCTTTCCTGCTATAAGGACAAGTTGAACATCCTCTCAG tCAATCTGCGATCCTGCATCCAGAACATTAAACGGAGCAGAATTCAACAA GAGACACTGACACCTCCATACCACAGCAATGGGTTACAGAACTGCTCTGAGATCACCTCCCACCTTATCCGTCAAGACGACAGCCCTCCAGAATACCTCAGCCTGTGCTCGAAGCCCAAGCCAGTTGGAAACCTCAGTGTCTCAGGCCCCAACGAGGACCAAGAGCCTCACTCTGTTGAGCCAGTTCGAGACAGAGCGGATGGGTCATCAGGTAGCTCCAGCGAAGTTTCTGAGGGAGGCCCAGCTTCTCCACTGTCCGGCAGCTCCTGCAGCTGCTTACCATCCATGAAGGAGCCGATGGAAGTGGGGGAAAATGAAGACTGCAGTCAACTGGTGGCCACAGGCCTGGCTGGCTGCTGTTCTTGTGGCCTGGGGGAGACTATGGAAGCCAAAGATTCCACTGCAAATGCTGCCGTGTCCCTGAAGGAACCGCCGATGTGTGGGAACTGCTACTCTGACAGTCTGCCTGGATGCCTGCAAGGCTCTCAGGAGCTCTATCTGGACTACAGCAGCCCAGTGGGGAAAGAGACCATGTCAGAAGTCAGGGGTTTCCATAGTGACGGCAGCCTGTACAAGCACAACGAGCCACGCTGTTGTAGCATAGAGTCCACTGTTCCTCCCAAGTCAGCATTTAGCGACACCAGCAACGGAGGCCTGTCGCTTATCGCCAACAACAACCTGTTGGACCCGGAAGCAGACCTGGAGGTCCAGAGCCAGTGCTCTGATGCTGCCCTTGCCTGTG GTCAGGTGACAggaaacaacaacaccaccttCATCTCCACTGGCCAGGTGATGAATTTCACCGGTGATGTCATCATGGTGTACGTCAGCCAGACATCTCTGGGCAGTGGCTGCGGAGGTGACGAGCCCTATGCTAGTCCGGTTCAGGAAGAATCCAGCGAAGTCCAAAACGCGTTCaaatccaacacacacactccgcagCACGATTTCCCTGTGCAGGAGATGGCGACCAGGCGCCTACAGCAGAACATCTCCCTATGA